The Vicia villosa cultivar HV-30 ecotype Madison, WI unplaced genomic scaffold, Vvil1.0 ctg.000920F_1_1, whole genome shotgun sequence genome has a window encoding:
- the LOC131632264 gene encoding uncharacterized protein LOC131632264, with product MAIIETNTKSSLHLRSNSLPSTSHPLISQFEDHLQRLKTSEGTSSESSSSICNKLNGMQDLHDCVDNLLQLPIEQQTLAQECNEKCVDDLLEGSLRILDICSIAKDCLLLSKENTHELQSVIRRKRGIETGFKVECVKYMALRKNMKKRIRKALVNLKAIKLIASSSNNKDSNSSPMLGFLKEAETVTISSLEHLLLFICNPKGHSNNRRWSEISKLMHSKRVVCDSQDSDTNEFEKVDAALLSLISHKSSSTENFRSHMEDLEMCIQDLETGVEQISRKLIRNRVSLLNIFNH from the coding sequence ATGGCAATCattgaaacaaacacaaaaagcTCTCTGCATCTTCGCAGTAACAGCTTACCATCCACATCTCACCCTCTTATATCACAATTTGAGGACCATTTGCAGAGATTGAAGACTTCCGAAGGTACCTCTTCAGAGTCATCATCTTCGATATGCAACAAACTTAATGGCATGCAGGATTTGCATGATTGCGTCGATAACTTACTTCAATTACCAATTGAACAACAAACCTTAGCACAAGAGTGCAATGAAAAATGTGTCGATGACCTACTAGAGGGATCACTTAGGATCTTGGATATCTGCAGTATAGCTAAGGATTGCCTTTTGCTATCAAAGGAAAACACGCACGAACTACAATCAGTCATCAGAAGAAAGAGAGGAATTGAAACCGGATTCAAAGTTGAGTGTGTAAAATACATGGCTTTGAGGAAGAACATGAAGAAGCGAATTCGGAAGGCGTTGGTAAATTTGAAAGCAATCAAGTTGATTGCTTCTTCCTCAAACAACAAAGACAGTAACTCTTCACCTATGCTTGGATTCTTGAAAGAAGCAGAAACAGTCACTATAAGCTCGCTAGAACATTTGCTGCTATTTATCTGTAATCCAAAAGGACACTCTAATAACAGAAGATGGTCAGAAATATCCAAGTTGATGCATTCTAAAAGAGTAGTTTGTGACTCTCAAGATTCAGACACAAATGAATTTGAGAAAGTGGATGCAGCTCTGTTGTCTCTCATCAGCCACAAGTCTTCATCTACTGAAAATTTCCGAAGTCATATGGAAGATTTGGAGATGTGCATTCAAGATCTAGAAACAGGAGTTGAACAAATATCAAGAAAATTAATTAGAAATAGAGTTTCACTTCTTAACATATTTAACCACTAA
- the LOC131632242 gene encoding uncharacterized protein LOC131632242, with the protein MEFSSLNTKTHNHARSNSLPSKPHPIILQCNEHLSKLGGANSNHDAISSLTLIHKLDILQDLHICIEKLVQLPLTQEALVKQSQEKWVDEFLEGSLRLLDTCTATKDALLHMKECARELQSIIRRKRGGELEVTIEVKKFLTSRKVVRKAIFKALENLKGNTHKCILSINNNKDYQTLATISLLKEVEMITFSIFESLLNFMCGTQTKRTSWSLVSKLMNSKRVSNSSSQSEDENEFAKVDNALELFAFNIGSKLSDVENLQKKLVNLGSCIQDFEEGLESLFRRLIKIRVALLNILNH; encoded by the coding sequence ATGGAGTTCTCTTCATTGAACACCAAAACTCATAACCATGCTCGTTCAAATAGTTTACCTTCTAAGCCACACCCTATAATTCTACAATGCAATGAACATTTATCAAAATTAGGGGGTGCTAATAGTAACCATGATGCAATTTCCTCTTTAACTCTCATCCACAAACTAGACATCCTTCAAGATTTGCATATATGCATTGAGAAATTGGTTCAACTACCTCTAACACAAGAAGCACTTGTAAAACAAAGCCAAGAGAAATGGGTTGATGAGTTTTTGGAAGGTTCCTTAAGGCTTCTAGACACATGCACGGCGACGAAAGACGCGTTACTTCACATGAAAGAGTGCGCTCGCGAGCTACAATCGATCATAAGACGAAAGAGAGGAGGTGAATTAGAGGTTACAATAGAGGTCAAGAAGTTTTTGACCTCAAGGAAAGTGGTGAGAAAGGCTATATTCAAAGCCTTGGAAAATTTGAAAGGTAATACACATAAATGTATTTTATCTATTAACAACAACAAAGATTATCAAACTTTGGCAACAATTAGTTTGTTGAAAGAGGTTGAAATGATAACTTTCTCTATATTTGAGTCATTGTTGAATTTTATGTGTGGAACACAAACAAAGAGAACTAGTTGGTCTTTGGTTTCAAAGCTAATGAATAGCAAAAGGGTTTCAAATTCATCATCACAAAGTGAAGATGAGAATGAGTTTGCAAAAGTGGATAATGCTTTGGAGTTATTTGCTTTTAACATTGGAAGCAAGTTAAGTGATGTTGAAAATTTGCAAAAGAAGTTGGTGAATTTAGGATCATGCATACAAGACTTTGAAGAAGGACTTGAATCGTTGTTTAGGCGTTTGATTAAAATAAGAGTTGCACTTCTTAATATCCTTAATCACTAG
- the LOC131632254 gene encoding uncharacterized protein LOC131632254 has protein sequence MTMKDEYGVLINNKTWELVPRLSNTNVILSLWIFKHKMKFDDVKNAFLHGNLDEIVYMHHPPEFRDPQYPDHRCLLKKSLYDLEQALVSGGLFLSQKKYAEEIIERAGMSSYKSPTTPIDTKTKLIGSSRNPYHDPTEY, from the exons ATGACTATGAAAGACGAATATGGTGTTCTTATTAACAATAAGACGTGGGAATTAGTTCCTCGTCTCTCTAATACTAATGTTATTCTAAGTTTGTGGATTTTCAAGCACAAGATGAAATTTGATG ATGTCAAGAATGCCTTTTTGCATGGAAATCTCGATGAAATCGTGTATATGCACCATCCTCCTGAATTTCGTGACCCACAGTACCCTGATCATAGATGTCTCCTCAAGAAGTCTCTTTATGATCTCGAACAAGCACTTGTGTCTG GTGGTCTCTTCTTATCTCAAAAGAAATATGCAGAGGAAATTATAGAACGAGCAGGCATGTCCTCTTACAAGTCACCAACTACACCAATTGACACCAAGACAAAACTAATTGGATCTTCTAGAAATCCTTATCATGACCCAACAGAATATTAG
- the LOC131632243 gene encoding uncharacterized protein LOC131632243: MATTIDPFSPTSHHQPRSKSLPSKPHPLILQCNQHLASLESLDEINTSSLFGRKLTDLQALHDCVENLVLLPLTQQVLVHARQEKWIDELLDGSLRLLDVCSVAKDSLIHTKECARELQSIMRRKRGGEMEVTAEVRKFLASRKVVKKAILKGLENLKTNSKKGKGKLLSPSNNKDHEKVTLVSLLRDVEVITLSMMESLLIFISGPAQSKPSNYWSLVSKLMMQNKKVSSTQEGDQNEFSNVDAALQSFVFNVTRKSDNVNHLRNQLENLESVVQEFVEALEVLFKRFIRIRVSLLNILNH; the protein is encoded by the coding sequence atggcAACTACAATTGATCCTTTTAGTCCAACATCACATCACCAACCTCGCTCGAAAAGCTTGCCTTCGAAACCGCACCCTCTCATTCTACAATGCAATCAACATTTGGCAAGTTTGGAGTCTTTAGATGAAATCAACACTTCATCGTTGTTCGGTCGGAAGCTAACCGATCTTCAAGCGTTACATGATTGCGTTGAAAATTTGGTTTTGCTACCTCTTACACAACAAGTCCTTGTCCACGCGCGTCAAGAGAAATGGATAGACGAGCTTCTAGACGGATCTTTAAGACTCCTTGATGTGTGTTCGGTAGCAAAGGATTCTCTAATTCATACGAAGGAATGCGCACGTGAACTTCAGTCGATTATGAGACGGAAAAGAGGAGGCGAAATGGAGGTAACGGCCGAGGTGAGGAAATTCTTGGCTTCTAGGAAGGTAGTAAAGAAAGCAATCCTCAAAGGTTTGGAGAATTTGAAGACTAATTCGAAGAAAGGTAAAGGAAAATTATTATCTCCTAGCAATAATAAGGATCATGAAAAAGTGACTTTGGTTAGTTTGTTAAGAGATGTGGAAGTGATTACTCTTTCTATGATGGAGTCACTTTTGATATTTATCTCTGGACCGGCGCAATCGAAACCAAGTAATTATTGGTCATTGGTTTCGAAGCTTATGATGCAAAACAAGAAGGTTTCTTCCACACAAGAAGGTGATCAGAATGAGTTTTCCAATGTTGATGCTGCTTTGCAGTCTTTTGTGTTTAACGTGACAAGAAAATCGGATAATGTGAATCATTTGCGGAATCAATTGGAAAATTTGGAGTCTGTTGTTCAAGAGTTTGTGGAAGCACTTGAAGTTCTTTTTAAACGGTTTATTAGGATTAGAGTTTCTCTTCTCAACATCCTTAATCATTAG
- the LOC131632271 gene encoding uncharacterized protein LOC131632271, producing MAVIETNTKSSLHLRSNSLPSAPHPLVSQLEDNLQRLKSSEGAPSASSSSVCNKLNGMQDLHDCIDNLLQLPIEQQTLVQECNEKSVGDLLEGSLRILDICSIAKDFLLLSTESIHELQSIIRRRRSNETGFTVEGAKYMALRKSMKKQIRKALVNLKSMKNGLISSSSNNKQNNSSPMLQSLKEAESITLNSLEHLLLFISDPKGQSKNGRWSAISKLMHPKRVVCDSLESDTNEFEKVDAVLQHLISNKLSCTENVQSQLENLEMCIQDLEVGIERMSRKLIRNRVSLLNIFNH from the coding sequence ATGGCAGTCATTGAAACAAACACAAAGAGCTCTCTGCATCTTCGCAGCAACAGCTTACCCTCCGCACCTCACCCTCTTGTATCACAACTTGAGGACAATTTGCAAAGATTGAAGAGTTCTGAAGGCGCCCCTTCAGCGTCATCATCCTCGGTATGCAACAAACTTAATGGCATGCAGGATTTGCATGACTGCATTGATAATTTGCTTCAATTGCCGATTGAGCAACAAACCTTAGTACAAGAGTGCAATGAAAAAAGTGTCGGTGACCTACTAGAAGGATCACTTAGGATCTTGGATATCTGTAGTATAGCTAAGGATTTCCTATTGCTATCAACCGAAAGCATCCATGAACTACAATCAATAATCAGAAGAAGGAGAAGCAATGAAACTGGATTCACAGTTGAGGGTGCAAAATACATGGCTTTAAGGAAGAGCATGAAGAAGCAAATCCGAAAGGCGTTGGTAAATTTGAAATCAATGAAGAATGGGTTGATTTCTTCTTCCTCAAACAATAAACAAAATAACTCTTCGCCCATGCTTCAATCCTTGAAAGAAGCAGAATCCATAACCCTAAACTCACTAGAACATTTGTTGCTATTTATCTCTGATCCAAAAGGACAGTCAAAGAACGGAAGATGGTCAGCAATATCCAAGCTGATGCATCCTAAAAGAGTAGTTTGTGACTCTCTAGAATCAGACACTAATGAATTTGAGAAGGTGGATGCAGTTTTACAGCATCTCATCAGCAACAAGCTTTCATGTACTGAAAATGTTCAAAGTCAACTGGAAAATTTGGAGATGTGCATTCAAGATCTAGAAGTAGGAATCGAGCGCATGTCCAGAAAATTAATTAGAAATAGGGTTTCACTTCTTAACATATTCAACCACTAA